A window from Candidatus Margulisiibacteriota bacterium encodes these proteins:
- a CDS encoding HD domain-containing phosphohydrolase — MIGKTTARRYSPINWLSNYCFRRGLTAIDRETPGTIRYPRRRLIQDVAAELCQRLTQPTPLAVALKKAEDESALKVAFSRRLAGFIFLANQLSRDENFVADCLLEASRYYDLALYQHQVRVTLLSGHLADRLGLDGEPIMTAAMTHDFGKIGMPWDIMNKGHWTEDEKELKPFHLQLSLLAVSAIRSFAEVAKIVHYNHYYDGYPNGVAGKPVPLAGQVLSAADFYDALTTPRPSRNGRAKPASEALQKFEERGRSTEVATPYDPRLIAALRETVLSRPDLF; from the coding sequence ATGATCGGTAAAACCACTGCCCGCCGGTACAGCCCCATTAACTGGCTGAGCAATTATTGTTTTCGGCGCGGGCTAACCGCGATCGACCGGGAGACTCCGGGCACGATCCGTTATCCGCGGCGGCGGTTGATTCAGGACGTCGCTGCCGAACTTTGCCAGCGCCTGACCCAGCCGACGCCGCTGGCCGTTGCCTTGAAAAAAGCGGAAGACGAAAGCGCGCTCAAGGTCGCTTTTTCCCGGCGCCTGGCCGGTTTTATTTTTTTAGCTAACCAGCTTTCCCGCGACGAGAACTTTGTGGCCGATTGCCTCCTGGAAGCGTCCCGGTATTACGACCTGGCGCTTTATCAGCATCAGGTCAGGGTTACCCTGCTTAGCGGCCACCTGGCCGACCGTCTCGGCCTTGACGGGGAACCGATCATGACGGCGGCGATGACCCACGATTTCGGCAAGATCGGGATGCCGTGGGACATTATGAACAAGGGGCACTGGACGGAGGACGAAAAAGAGCTCAAACCGTTCCACCTGCAACTGAGTTTGCTGGCCGTTTCGGCGATCCGCTCTTTTGCCGAAGTGGCCAAGATCGTTCACTACAACCATTATTACGACGGCTATCCGAACGGGGTGGCGGGTAAACCGGTGCCGCTGGCGGGACAGGTCCTCTCCGCGGCCGATTTCTACGACGCGCTGACCACCCCCCGGCCTTCGCGCAACGGACGGGCCAAACCGGCGAGCGAGGCGCTGCAGAAGTTCGAGGAGCGGGGGAGATCGACCGAAGTGGCGACCCCGTATGACCCGCGGCTTATTGCCGCGCTACGAGAAACCGTTCTTTCCCGGCCAGATCTTTTTTGA
- the prmC gene encoding peptide chain release factor N(5)-glutamine methyltransferase, whose product MNLGEALDWAADQLAGKRIADPRLEAELLLTHALNIKKSELILNQSLTIEKNGLVRFKQLLARRLKHEPTAYLIGDQPFLGLNIAVDRHVLIPRPETEQLAEQVLRVAGRESRVVIADIGTGSGCLAVALAKHLPLAEVYGIDASGDALKLAKKNAENNKVAARCHFMGGNLLEPLPEKVNIIVSNPPYIPTAEINKLQPEVKDWEPRGALDGGQDGLKFLREIIQKAPEHLTTQPPGLLFIEIGFDQGNAVKQLAAGLYRSVEIKKDLAGKERFLVARQ is encoded by the coding sequence ATGAACCTGGGGGAAGCGCTCGACTGGGCGGCCGACCAGCTGGCCGGCAAGCGGATCGCCGATCCCCGGCTGGAAGCGGAACTGCTCTTGACCCACGCCCTCAACATTAAAAAAAGCGAGTTGATCCTCAACCAGAGCCTGACGATCGAGAAGAACGGCCTGGTCCGGTTCAAACAACTGCTGGCCCGCCGCCTGAAGCACGAACCGACCGCCTACCTCATCGGCGACCAACCCTTCCTTGGTCTCAATATCGCCGTCGACCGGCACGTCCTGATCCCCCGCCCCGAGACCGAACAGCTTGCCGAGCAAGTCTTGCGGGTCGCGGGCCGCGAGTCGCGGGTCGTCATCGCTGACATCGGGACCGGCAGCGGCTGCCTCGCCGTTGCGCTCGCCAAACACCTGCCGTTAGCCGAAGTTTACGGGATCGACGCTTCCGGCGATGCCTTGAAGCTGGCAAAAAAGAACGCGGAAAACAATAAAGTCGCCGCGCGCTGTCATTTTATGGGCGGCAACTTGCTGGAGCCTTTGCCGGAAAAGGTCAATATCATCGTGTCCAACCCGCCCTATATCCCGACGGCAGAGATCAATAAGCTGCAGCCGGAGGTCAAGGATTGGGAACCGCGGGGCGCGCTCGACGGCGGCCAGGACGGCCTAAAATTCCTGCGGGAAATAATTCAGAAAGCCCCCGAACACCTGACCACCCAGCCCCCCGGTTTGCTGTTTATCGAGATCGGTTTCGATCAGGGGAATGCGGTCAAGCAACTGGCAGCCGGCCTTTACCGGTCGGTAGAGATCAAAAAAGATCTGGCCGGGAAAGAACGGTTTCTCGTAGCGCGGCAATAA